In Pyricularia oryzae 70-15 chromosome 2, whole genome shotgun sequence, one genomic interval encodes:
- a CDS encoding MFS transporter — protein sequence MSSKPAEVSFPKELDSTSDFAHEVDSAFGFTAKQLVDEYTLNNRWSRASSRPSTSEKPIAGDDDTVYPSKGKAIIVIAALNLSVLLLALDQTILAPALGAITSEFGTVKDIGWYGAAYLLTNCGFVLLYGRLYTIFNIKWTFLSSIFIFELGSVVCAIAPSSSIFILGRAVAGVGCGGIYSGTVVMTGYTLPLHQRPMAFGLTGAVFGLASVAGPLLGGVFTDHINWRWCFWINVPIGFISIVVVVFFVNINRDNNPQRKRLIDRIREVDLWGIIALFPTIVCFILAIQWGGTEFAWNSPEVIGLFIATAVLGATFVWVEIRMGDQGMLPPRLFKNRDMVIAFAFAVAFSSAFAPIIVYTAIYFQAIFGDKAVDAGIKLLPLLISSVISSIASGAITTMIGYYNPVSIGGMACLSVGAGLITTWTLDTPMSAWFGFQVLAGIGTGTGFQIALLVVQNVLPQDWVPIGTSAVQFFQNLGGAVVSAIAQSAFQNGLVSSAASSVPFLPSSFVLGTGASNIRQALGALAASAELGPLIDNAGGFDKVYDDLEGQAHGSFARRRPSCGAG from the exons ATGTCTTCCAAGCCTGCAGAAGTCAGTTTTCCCAAAGAGCTGGACTCTACTTCTGATTTCGCACACGAGGTGGACTCTGCGTTTGGATTTACGGCGAAGCAGCTGGTGGACGAATACACGCTCAACAACCGCTGGTCCAGGGCCAGCTCGAGGCCGTCCACCTCTGAAAAACCAATCGCGGGCGATGACGACACCGTTTATCCCTCAAAGGGCAAGGCAATCATCGTCATTGCGGCTCTCAACCTctcggtgctgctgctggctctAGATCAGACCATCCTCGCCCCGGCTCTCGGCGCCATCACCAGCGAGTTTGGAACCGTCAAGGATATTGGT TGGTATGGAGCCGCCTACCTTCTCACCAACTGCGGCTTCGTGCTCCTATATGGCCGGCTGTATACCATCTTCAACATCAAATGGACCTTCCTGTCCAGCATCTTCATCTTTGAGCTCGGGTCCGTTGTCTGCGCCATCGCTCCCAGTTCCAGCATCTTCATCTTGGGCAGAGCCGTCGCCGGTGTGGGATGCGGCGGTATTTACTCGGGCACCGTGGTCATGACGGGCTACACGTTGCCCCTGCACCAGCGGCCGATGGCGTTTGGCTTGACCGGCGCAGTCTTTGGCCTCGCGAGCGTTGCCGGACCTTTGCTGGGCGGCGTCTTTACCGACCACA TAAACTGGCGCTGGTGCTTCTGGATCAACGTCCCGATCGGTTTCATttccatcgtcgtcgtcgtcttctttGTCAATATAAACCGCGATAACAACCCTCAACGCAAGAGGCTCATCGACCGAATCAGGGAGGTTGACCTGTGGGGCATCATCGCCCTCTTCCCGACCATTGTATGCTTCATCCTGGCCATCCAGTGGGGAGGAACCGAGTTTGCCTGGAACAGCCCTGAGGTCATTGGGCTCTTTATTGCCACCGCCGTGCTGGGCGCAACCTTTGTCTGGGTGGAAATCCGCATGGGAGATCAGGGAATGCTGCCGCCGAGGCTTTTCAAGAACCGGGATATGGTGATTGCGTTTGCATTCGCTGTGGCTTTCTCCTCGGCTTTCGCGCCTATAATCGTTTACACCG CCATTTACTTTCAAGCAATATTTGGCGACAAGGCCGTCGACGCCGGCATCAAGCTGCTCCCGCTGCTCATCTCCTCCGTCATCTCCAGCATCGCATCCGGAGCAATCACAACCATGATAGGGTACTACAACCCCGTCAGCATCGGCGGCATGGCATGTCTCTCCGTCGGCGCGGGGCTCATCACCACCTGGACCCTGGACACGCCGATGTCGGCCTGGTTCGGATTCCAGGTCCTCGCGGGAATCGGCACGGGCACGGGGTTCCAGATAGCCTTGCTCGTCGTCCAGAACGTTTTGCCGCAGGACTGGGTCCCCATCGGCACCTCTGCCGTGCAGTTCTTTCAGAACCTaggcggcgccgtcgtcaGCGCCATCGCGCAGAGCGCCTTCCAGAACGGCCTCGTCTCCTCCGCCGCGAGCAGCGTGCCGTTCCTCCCATCGTCATTTGTGCTCGGGACGGGCGCCTCCAACATCCGCCAGGCCCTGGGGGCCTTGGCCGCATCTGCAGAGCTGGGGCCCCTAATCGACAACGCCGGCGGGTTCGACAAGGTGTATGATGAT CTTGAAGGGCAAGCCCACGGATCCTTCGCCAGAAGACGGCCAAGCTGTGGTGCCGgttga